One genomic segment of Myxococcales bacterium includes these proteins:
- a CDS encoding DUF2277 domain-containing protein has protein sequence MCRNIRVLHHFKPPTTDEEIRAAALQYVRKVSGLAKVPVVPASGANGERKREGDAERRRAAKAFERAVLQVAASTKVLLGQLPERGEARTREGEREKARARFRARSA, from the coding sequence ATGTGTCGCAACATTCGCGTCCTCCACCACTTCAAGCCGCCCACCACCGACGAGGAGATCCGCGCGGCTGCCCTGCAGTACGTGCGCAAGGTCAGCGGGCTCGCGAAGGTGCCGGTCGTGCCAGCGAGTGGGGCCAACGGCGAGCGGAAGCGGGAAGGGGACGCGGAGCGGCGACGCGCGGCGAAGGCCTTCGAGCGAGCGGTCCTTCAAGTCGCGGCATCGACGAAGGTGTTGCTCGGGCAGTTACCCGAGCGCGGCGAAGCACGCACCCGCGAGGGGGAGCGCGAGAAGGCGCGCGCTCGCTTCCGCGCGCGCTCCGCCTAG
- a CDS encoding beta-lactamase family protein, protein MALAKSAVDRRTPLAELLTEAVGTRSASVSLERLLSHRAGLEANLPVFQWLREARDEPTRFATRRSALERAADARRPGLDGPIPDEGFPPLYSDLGYMLVGEAVARALGKVDAGAVIEDLLVSALGLESELGTARGLERQGVRLGTRAAPTEDVAWRGGVIRGAVHDENAWMLTGSGGSGHAGIFGTAAAVLRFAQFVLEHRAGFPWTTARRPGGSLRAGFDGKSPEGSSAGERMGDDAFGHLGFTGTSLWIDPTLGVAVTVLSNRVHPSRESTLIRSARPLAHDALVRLALEGAP, encoded by the coding sequence GTGGCTCTGGCCAAGAGCGCCGTGGACCGTCGCACCCCGCTTGCGGAACTGCTTACGGAAGCCGTCGGGACGCGGAGCGCGAGCGTGTCACTCGAGCGGCTCCTGTCTCATCGCGCCGGTCTCGAGGCCAACCTGCCCGTGTTTCAGTGGCTCCGAGAGGCACGAGACGAGCCGACGCGTTTCGCCACCCGTCGCTCCGCGCTTGAGCGAGCCGCCGACGCGCGTCGCCCGGGACTCGACGGACCCATTCCCGACGAGGGCTTCCCTCCGCTCTACAGCGACCTCGGCTACATGTTGGTCGGGGAGGCCGTGGCCCGCGCGCTCGGCAAGGTCGATGCGGGCGCCGTCATCGAGGACCTCCTCGTGTCCGCGCTGGGGCTTGAGTCCGAGCTGGGTACGGCGCGGGGCCTTGAGCGCCAGGGCGTCCGGCTCGGCACGAGAGCGGCGCCCACGGAAGACGTCGCTTGGCGCGGCGGCGTGATTCGCGGCGCGGTGCACGACGAAAACGCTTGGATGCTCACCGGTAGCGGCGGGAGCGGCCACGCTGGCATCTTCGGGACTGCTGCCGCGGTGCTCCGCTTTGCTCAGTTCGTTCTCGAGCACCGAGCCGGGTTCCCATGGACGACGGCCCGGCGGCCCGGCGGCTCGTTGCGCGCCGGCTTCGACGGCAAGAGCCCCGAGGGGTCGAGCGCCGGCGAGCGCATGGGCGACGATGCCTTCGGGCACCTCGGCTTCACCGGCACGAGCCTCTGGATCGACCCGACGCTCGGCGTCGCCGTGACGGTGCTCTCCAATCGCGTGCATCCCTCGCGCGAGTCGACGCTCATTCGCTCGGCGCGCCCCCTTGCGCACGACGCGTTGGTGCGCCTTGCCCTCGAAGGCGCGCCATGA
- a CDS encoding AarF/ABC1/UbiB kinase family protein → MGNLSGEQPRREPEARPSSLPPPRRSVSPPPPSVRPARKGLATRPPPSASWRFVRAYSTTFIVLASYLWLGLKTRFFGRAYREQKITAVHQKNARRVEATILELQGLFIKVGQLLSILSNFLPPEFRSELEGLQDQVPPRPFAEIKRRIESELDKPLASLFAHIHEEPIASASLGQVHEATLPDGRRVVVKVQHADIDRIVRLDLVTIRRILTIVQWFVPIQGLDSYYKEVKELLKQELDFEREAQSIERIAKNFVTDPRVVFPTPVGALSTKRVLTTTFVEGSKVVDVARLDELGLDKSELATRLVRLYCQMIFVDGVYHADPHPGNILVRSDGAIVLLDFGAVAELSTDMREGIPEFLEGVLRRDTDRLIRALRKMGFLSRASDEVMAERVIEHFHRRFQEEVRLESLNLKDIKIDPQRGFENLLDLRRMNVGLRELSDAFHVPKDWVLLERTLLLLYGCCATLDPHLNPMAIIQPYLQDFVLGNRDFTQLAVETVREMALKAITLPDDLRKYLTRATRGEMEVRVRGLSEGAHTVYAAARQIIYTAIGIAAGMAALQLHFHGEPRFARYAAYVAGGAFALLLLSSLFSRPRSRR, encoded by the coding sequence ATGGGGAATCTCAGCGGGGAGCAGCCGAGACGTGAGCCGGAGGCGCGCCCGTCGAGCCTGCCGCCGCCGCGGCGGAGCGTGTCCCCGCCGCCGCCCTCCGTGCGGCCCGCCCGCAAGGGACTCGCGACGAGACCGCCGCCGTCGGCGAGCTGGCGCTTCGTGCGCGCTTACTCCACGACGTTCATCGTGCTCGCGAGCTACCTGTGGCTCGGCCTGAAGACGCGCTTCTTCGGTCGCGCTTACCGCGAACAGAAGATCACGGCGGTCCACCAGAAGAACGCGCGCCGCGTCGAGGCGACGATCCTGGAGCTGCAGGGACTCTTCATCAAGGTCGGCCAGCTCCTGTCGATCCTGTCGAACTTCCTGCCGCCGGAGTTCCGCTCCGAGCTCGAAGGCTTGCAGGATCAAGTGCCGCCGCGGCCCTTCGCGGAGATCAAGCGACGCATCGAGTCGGAGCTCGATAAGCCCCTCGCGAGCCTATTCGCGCACATCCACGAAGAGCCCATCGCGAGCGCTTCCTTGGGCCAGGTGCACGAGGCCACGCTGCCCGACGGCCGGCGCGTCGTCGTCAAGGTTCAGCACGCGGACATCGACCGCATCGTCCGCCTCGACCTCGTGACGATTCGCCGCATCCTCACCATCGTGCAGTGGTTCGTGCCGATCCAGGGGCTCGACTCCTACTACAAGGAAGTGAAGGAGCTGCTCAAGCAGGAGCTCGACTTCGAGCGCGAGGCCCAGAGCATCGAGCGCATCGCCAAGAACTTCGTCACCGACCCGCGGGTCGTCTTCCCGACCCCGGTCGGCGCGCTCTCGACGAAGCGCGTGCTCACGACCACCTTCGTGGAAGGGAGCAAGGTCGTCGACGTGGCGCGGCTCGACGAGCTCGGCCTCGACAAGAGCGAGCTCGCAACGCGGCTCGTACGGCTCTACTGCCAGATGATCTTCGTCGACGGCGTCTACCACGCCGATCCGCACCCCGGGAACATCCTCGTCCGCTCCGACGGTGCCATCGTGCTCCTCGACTTCGGCGCTGTGGCTGAGCTCTCGACGGACATGCGCGAGGGGATCCCAGAGTTTCTCGAAGGTGTCCTTCGGCGCGACACCGACCGGTTGATCCGCGCGCTGCGCAAGATGGGATTTCTCTCCCGCGCCAGCGACGAGGTGATGGCCGAACGGGTCATCGAACATTTTCACCGACGCTTTCAGGAAGAGGTGCGCCTCGAGAGCCTCAACCTCAAAGACATCAAGATCGACCCGCAGCGGGGCTTCGAGAACCTGCTCGACCTCCGGCGCATGAACGTGGGCCTGCGCGAGCTGTCAGACGCGTTTCACGTGCCGAAAGACTGGGTGCTCCTCGAGCGAACCCTGCTCCTGCTCTACGGCTGCTGCGCGACCCTCGATCCGCACCTGAACCCGATGGCGATCATTCAGCCGTACCTGCAGGACTTTGTCCTCGGCAACCGCGACTTCACGCAGCTCGCCGTCGAGACGGTGCGCGAGATGGCCCTCAAAGCCATCACGCTGCCGGACGACTTGCGCAAGTACCTGACGCGCGCGACGCGCGGCGAGATGGAGGTCCGCGTGCGCGGTCTCAGCGAAGGCGCGCACACCGTCTACGCAGCGGCGCGGCAGATCATCTACACGGCCATCGGCATCGCCGCCGGCATGGCGGCCCTCCAGCTTCACTTCCACGGCGAGCCGCGCTTTGCGCGCTACGCCGCCTATGTCGCGGGCGGCGCGTTCGCGCTGCTCCTGCTCTCGTCGCTCTTTTCCCGTCCCCGCTCTCGTCGTTGA
- a CDS encoding ABC transporter substrate-binding protein, producing the protein MKQPLSSQLSRFALPVARALSALVIVAILGFAAPARADESSEAQAYVQRQNETIANLLRQPASAKRDELISGTLDSYVDYDELTRRAFGTPCPTTKKCVDHWATLKEDQKKEVRDLLRRLVEKNYRKNLIKTLDWSVDYKGAREGRAGEFRVKTEATNKRKAREPSVQVDYVLRNTGGGAFKVVDIVTENSSLTKNYYDQFNRMMSEPTQQFPFVVQRLKERIAKKD; encoded by the coding sequence ATGAAACAACCGCTTTCTTCGCAATTGTCACGCTTCGCGCTGCCCGTCGCCCGGGCCCTGTCCGCCCTTGTCATCGTCGCCATCCTTGGCTTCGCGGCTCCTGCGCGCGCCGACGAGTCGTCTGAGGCGCAGGCCTACGTGCAACGGCAGAACGAGACCATCGCAAACTTGCTGCGCCAGCCAGCATCGGCCAAGCGCGACGAGCTGATCTCCGGAACGCTCGACAGTTACGTCGACTACGACGAGCTCACGCGCCGCGCCTTCGGCACGCCGTGCCCAACGACCAAGAAGTGCGTCGACCATTGGGCCACGCTGAAGGAGGACCAAAAGAAGGAGGTCCGCGACCTGTTGCGACGCCTCGTGGAGAAGAACTACCGGAAGAACCTCATCAAGACGCTCGACTGGAGCGTCGACTACAAGGGCGCCCGCGAGGGCCGCGCGGGCGAATTTCGCGTGAAGACCGAGGCGACAAACAAGCGCAAGGCACGCGAGCCCTCGGTGCAGGTCGACTACGTCTTGAGGAACACCGGCGGTGGCGCCTTCAAGGTCGTCGACATCGTCACTGAGAACTCGAGCCTCACGAAGAACTACTACGACCAGTTCAACCGGATGATGAGCGAGCCGACGCAACAGTTCCCCTTCGTCGTGCAGCGCCTGAAGGAGCGCATCGCGAAGAAGGACTGA
- a CDS encoding two-component sensor histidine kinase, with amino-acid sequence MRPSLWAPGPQTPDDKDHGLRSRLSWITGLRLVFLTLILGAVAFFYLDGGLGRYPRSMRVVLGAIGVSYALGAVYAAVLRHTTRGESDDRRRLTLRRLAHVQVIFDQFVWTAIVYVSGGPASGATAFYALTCLTGAVLIGARGAALAGVIGVALYGLLGIALHVHWIDAPSDQAAYPASLSFLAYPFLLNALGIGIVALLGGYLADRLRITGGALVEAQARVRRTERLAELGRISAWLAHEIRNPLGSISGSVEMIREAPGLEDEDRRLCDIVQREVTRLNELVGDMLDLAKPMTPEPTQVDIAALAKEVVELARRSSGEVFVRYSGPDTAVAFCDGAHMRQVAWNLVRNAIQASPARGDVDVEVHPGAGGVVELTVSDQGPGIPDAVKPTVFDAFYSSRSQGAGIGLAVVKRIVDDHARFGAVITIRDRTPRGTAFTVSLAGAGNGS; translated from the coding sequence TTGAGACCCTCGTTGTGGGCGCCGGGGCCGCAGACGCCCGACGACAAGGACCACGGCCTAAGGTCGCGGCTCTCGTGGATCACGGGCCTTCGGCTCGTCTTCCTGACGCTCATCCTCGGCGCCGTCGCCTTCTTTTACCTCGACGGCGGCCTCGGGCGTTACCCCCGAAGCATGCGCGTCGTGCTCGGCGCCATCGGAGTCTCGTACGCGCTCGGCGCCGTCTACGCGGCCGTGCTCCGTCACACGACCCGCGGCGAAAGCGACGACCGGCGCCGCCTGACGCTTCGCCGGCTGGCGCACGTCCAGGTCATCTTCGACCAGTTCGTCTGGACGGCCATCGTCTACGTGTCAGGGGGACCCGCAAGCGGAGCCACGGCGTTCTATGCGCTCACCTGCCTGACCGGCGCGGTGCTCATCGGCGCTCGCGGCGCGGCCCTCGCCGGTGTCATCGGCGTGGCCCTCTATGGGCTGCTCGGCATAGCGCTGCACGTTCATTGGATCGACGCGCCGAGCGATCAGGCGGCGTATCCGGCGTCGCTCTCGTTTCTCGCCTACCCGTTCCTGCTCAACGCGCTCGGCATCGGCATCGTGGCGCTCCTGGGCGGCTACCTCGCCGATCGGCTACGCATCACCGGAGGGGCGCTGGTGGAAGCGCAGGCGCGCGTTCGTCGAACGGAGCGCTTGGCGGAGCTCGGCCGAATCTCCGCGTGGCTCGCTCACGAAATCCGCAACCCGCTCGGGTCCATCTCCGGCTCCGTCGAGATGATCCGCGAAGCGCCGGGACTCGAAGACGAAGACCGGCGCCTCTGCGACATCGTGCAGCGGGAGGTGACGCGGTTGAACGAGCTCGTCGGGGACATGCTCGATCTGGCGAAGCCCATGACACCGGAGCCCACGCAGGTCGACATCGCGGCGCTCGCGAAGGAGGTCGTCGAGTTGGCCCGCCGCTCTAGCGGCGAGGTCTTCGTTCGCTATTCCGGGCCCGACACGGCCGTCGCCTTCTGCGATGGCGCGCACATGCGGCAAGTCGCGTGGAATCTGGTTCGCAACGCCATTCAGGCAAGCCCGGCCCGCGGCGACGTCGACGTCGAGGTGCACCCCGGAGCCGGCGGCGTGGTGGAGCTCACGGTGAGCGATCAAGGGCCGGGCATCCCAGACGCCGTCAAGCCGACGGTCTTCGACGCGTTTTATTCATCGCGCTCTCAGGGCGCCGGCATTGGCCTCGCTGTGGTCAAACGCATCGTTGATGATCACGCACGTTTCGGCGCCGTCATCACGATCCGTGACCGAACGCCCCGTGGCACGGCGTTCACGGTGTCCCTCGCGGGGGCAGGCAACGGCTCCTGA
- a CDS encoding TrkA family potassium uptake protein has translation MNKAIGALKDHVVVAGAGSTGKHVIEELVKVNEAFVVIDHSGEHLERINEELANGKLLFVRGDATDDRTLLAAGVERARGVVAALTHDKDNLFVTLSARSLNAHARIVAKVVEPEAEAKMLKAGASTIVSPAMLGGRRMASEVVRPEVHRFVEEMLADKGANFRMEEVLISEGSPFVGKSLSDLPTRGELRILVVAAKMPGGGFVYDPEGELELIVGTKLIVLGEAPSIAKLRVVVQPASR, from the coding sequence ATGAACAAGGCCATCGGGGCGCTCAAGGACCACGTCGTCGTTGCCGGCGCCGGCTCCACAGGAAAACATGTCATCGAAGAGCTCGTGAAGGTCAACGAGGCCTTCGTCGTCATCGATCACAGCGGCGAGCACTTGGAGCGAATCAACGAGGAGCTCGCCAACGGTAAGCTGCTCTTCGTGCGCGGCGACGCGACCGACGATCGGACGCTCTTGGCGGCCGGCGTCGAACGGGCGCGCGGCGTCGTCGCGGCGCTGACCCACGACAAGGACAACCTGTTCGTCACCCTGAGCGCGCGCAGCCTAAACGCCCACGCGCGCATCGTGGCGAAGGTCGTTGAGCCCGAGGCGGAAGCGAAGATGCTCAAGGCAGGAGCCTCGACCATCGTCAGCCCTGCGATGCTCGGCGGCCGTCGCATGGCCAGTGAGGTCGTGCGCCCCGAGGTGCACCGCTTCGTGGAAGAGATGCTGGCTGACAAGGGCGCCAACTTCCGGATGGAAGAGGTCCTCATCTCCGAAGGCTCGCCTTTCGTAGGCAAGAGCCTCTCGGACCTGCCCACGCGCGGCGAACTGCGCATTCTCGTGGTCGCCGCGAAGATGCCTGGCGGCGGCTTCGTCTACGATCCGGAGGGTGAGCTCGAGCTGATCGTGGGCACGAAGCTCATCGTCTTGGGGGAAGCGCCCAGCATCGCGAAGCTGCGCGTCGTCGTTCAACCGGCCTCGCGCTGA
- the glpK gene encoding glycerol kinase GlpK encodes MAKYVLAIDQGTTGSTAILVSPEGETRGKATTEFPQHFPKPGWVEHDAREIWASVAASVSSALAAARVDAHDVAAIGITNQRETTLVWDKKTGEPIHRAVVWQCRRTADVCDRLKAEGHARSILEKTGLVIDAYFSGTKVAWILDHVEGARARAQRGELAFGTIDSYLIHMLTGGGVHVTDATNASRTLLMNLSRVAWDASLCELFRVPESMLPKIVGSAEPIATTRGVGFLPDGIPIAGIAGDQQAALFGQACFAEGDAKCTYGTGAFALVNIGERPVLSDAGLVTTVAWQLGGKTTYALEGSSFIAGAAVQWLRDGLGIIRSAEEIEALAAKVDSSGGVAFVPALAGLGAPYWDQGARGTITGITRGTTAAHLARATLEGIAFQVRDLLAAMARDAKRDVARLRVDGGAARNDLLMQFQADIGPVKVERPHEIESTGRGAAMLAAVGAGLAKMEDASRRVRIERSFEPTMTEGDRAAHLARWSDAILRARSR; translated from the coding sequence ATGGCCAAGTACGTCCTCGCCATCGATCAAGGCACCACCGGCTCCACCGCCATCCTCGTCTCGCCGGAAGGCGAAACGCGGGGGAAAGCGACCACCGAATTTCCGCAACACTTTCCCAAACCCGGGTGGGTTGAACACGACGCCCGGGAGATATGGGCGTCGGTTGCCGCGTCGGTGTCCTCGGCGTTGGCGGCAGCGCGCGTCGACGCGCACGACGTGGCCGCCATCGGCATCACGAACCAGCGCGAGACGACGCTCGTTTGGGACAAGAAGACCGGCGAGCCGATCCATCGCGCCGTGGTTTGGCAGTGTCGTCGAACCGCCGACGTCTGCGACCGGCTCAAGGCCGAGGGCCACGCGCGCTCGATCCTCGAGAAGACCGGGCTCGTCATCGACGCGTATTTCTCGGGAACGAAGGTCGCTTGGATCTTGGATCACGTCGAAGGTGCCCGCGCGCGCGCCCAGCGCGGCGAGCTCGCCTTTGGCACCATCGACAGCTACCTCATTCACATGCTGACGGGCGGAGGCGTGCACGTGACCGATGCCACGAACGCGTCGCGCACGTTGCTCATGAACCTCTCGCGCGTCGCGTGGGACGCGAGCCTATGCGAGCTGTTCCGCGTTCCCGAGAGCATGTTGCCGAAGATCGTCGGCTCCGCGGAGCCGATTGCGACGACGCGCGGCGTTGGGTTCTTGCCCGACGGGATTCCCATTGCCGGCATCGCCGGTGATCAGCAGGCGGCGCTCTTCGGGCAAGCGTGTTTCGCCGAAGGCGACGCCAAGTGCACTTACGGCACCGGCGCCTTCGCGCTGGTCAACATCGGCGAGCGGCCGGTGCTCTCCGACGCGGGGCTCGTCACCACCGTCGCGTGGCAGCTCGGTGGGAAGACGACGTATGCGCTCGAAGGCAGCTCCTTCATCGCCGGTGCCGCGGTGCAGTGGTTGAGGGATGGCCTCGGCATCATCCGCTCGGCGGAGGAGATCGAAGCGCTCGCCGCGAAGGTGGACTCGTCCGGCGGCGTGGCCTTCGTGCCGGCCTTGGCGGGCCTCGGCGCGCCCTATTGGGATCAAGGCGCGCGCGGCACCATCACGGGCATCACGCGCGGCACCACGGCGGCGCACCTCGCGCGCGCGACGCTCGAGGGCATCGCCTTTCAGGTTCGCGATCTCTTGGCGGCCATGGCCCGCGACGCCAAGCGCGACGTGGCCCGCTTGCGCGTCGACGGCGGCGCCGCGAGAAACGACCTCCTCATGCAGTTCCAGGCCGACATCGGCCCTGTGAAGGTCGAGCGCCCGCACGAGATCGAATCAACCGGCCGCGGCGCCGCGATGCTCGCGGCCGTTGGCGCCGGGCTCGCCAAGATGGAGGACGCTTCGCGTCGCGTCCGTATCGAGCGGAGCTTCGAGCCCACGATGACGGAGGGCGACCGAGCCGCTCATCTCGCGCGCTGGAGCGACGCCATCCTTCGCGCGCGCAGCCGCTGA
- a CDS encoding SDR family oxidoreductase, which translates to MHQPLQSHEPLREGVLITGGGRGLGAALGAELARRGARVLLVARSQRDIDGVVAQIREETPRASVFGLAADVSDQRDTHRIAAVAADTLEATTALIHCASSLGPVPLRPLDELSCEAMSEVFETNVIGPFRLTKALVGHMNLSRRGLVVHVTSDAARAAYPRWGAYGASKAAFDQLMSVWAAELPWPALRFVSVDPGEMDTWMHAEALPDADRTALAKPAAVARDLVAHLFAPATSSRGQRVDRHGAPL; encoded by the coding sequence ATGCACCAGCCACTTCAGTCCCACGAGCCACTTCGCGAAGGCGTCCTCATTACCGGCGGAGGTCGGGGCCTTGGCGCCGCGCTCGGTGCCGAGCTCGCACGGCGCGGTGCGCGCGTCCTCTTGGTTGCGCGGAGTCAACGCGACATCGATGGCGTCGTCGCCCAGATCCGAGAAGAGACGCCCCGGGCCTCGGTGTTTGGCCTCGCCGCAGACGTGTCCGACCAGCGGGACACGCATCGCATCGCCGCCGTCGCCGCTGACACGCTCGAAGCAACGACGGCTCTCATCCACTGCGCCAGCTCGCTAGGGCCGGTTCCCTTGCGGCCCCTCGATGAGCTCTCCTGCGAGGCAATGAGCGAGGTCTTTGAGACCAACGTCATAGGCCCTTTTCGTCTCACAAAAGCCCTCGTGGGCCACATGAACCTCTCCCGACGTGGCCTCGTCGTCCACGTGACCAGCGACGCGGCGCGGGCCGCCTACCCGCGCTGGGGCGCTTATGGCGCGTCGAAGGCAGCGTTCGATCAACTCATGAGCGTCTGGGCCGCGGAGTTGCCCTGGCCGGCGCTTCGCTTCGTCAGCGTCGACCCCGGCGAGATGGACACGTGGATGCACGCCGAGGCCTTGCCCGATGCCGACCGCACCGCGCTGGCAAAGCCGGCGGCGGTCGCACGCGATCTCGTGGCTCACCTGTTTGCTCCCGCGACGAGCTCTCGCGGGCAGCGCGTCGATCGGCACGGAGCGCCCCTTTGA
- a CDS encoding S-adenosylmethionine:tRNA ribosyltransferase-isomerase, which yields MTPASAPASTEPRVLVVIRDHVAHASLSDLPRLLTRGDILAVNDSGTLPASLRATAFGKRCELRLAQRHEGPGAPQWTVAVFGDGDHQTPTEHRKDAPELATGDTIALDGGATAEVVGVDRTYPRRILRVQFLDVPGGASLPPRAAFTAYVFRHGRPVQYAHVPAPLAAWDIETPFAARPWSVETPSAGLGLTASTVMALHDAGVSVATLTHGAGLSSIGDKAHDERLPLRERYALPSQTVHALSLARREGRRVVAVGTTVVRALEGAFRNGDGLDVGEGETGLILDRDHRLAVVDGVLTGLHEAGTSHGRLLEAFASASVLDAAMRSADDGGYRTHEFGDRMLLWATKR from the coding sequence TTGACCCCCGCGAGCGCGCCCGCGTCCACCGAGCCTCGCGTTCTCGTGGTGATCCGCGACCACGTCGCCCACGCGAGCCTGAGCGACCTGCCGCGCCTGCTCACGCGCGGCGACATTCTCGCGGTGAACGACTCGGGCACGTTGCCGGCCTCGCTCCGTGCCACCGCCTTCGGCAAGCGGTGCGAGCTCCGGCTCGCGCAGCGGCATGAGGGCCCTGGTGCGCCTCAGTGGACCGTCGCCGTCTTCGGTGACGGCGACCATCAGACGCCGACGGAGCATCGCAAAGACGCTCCCGAGCTCGCGACGGGCGACACCATCGCCCTCGACGGCGGTGCGACGGCAGAGGTCGTTGGCGTCGACAGGACGTATCCCCGTCGCATCCTGCGCGTTCAATTTCTCGACGTCCCGGGCGGTGCGTCACTGCCGCCTCGAGCCGCTTTCACGGCCTACGTGTTTCGCCACGGGCGCCCGGTGCAATACGCCCACGTGCCGGCTCCCCTCGCCGCATGGGACATCGAGACGCCGTTCGCCGCGAGGCCTTGGTCCGTGGAAACGCCGTCCGCCGGCTTGGGGCTCACGGCGAGCACCGTGATGGCCCTTCACGACGCGGGCGTTTCCGTTGCGACGCTCACCCACGGCGCCGGCCTCTCCTCCATCGGCGACAAGGCCCACGATGAGCGCCTGCCCTTGCGCGAGCGCTATGCGCTTCCGTCACAGACGGTCCACGCGCTCTCTTTGGCGCGCCGCGAAGGGCGCCGCGTCGTGGCCGTCGGCACCACGGTGGTTCGCGCCCTCGAAGGAGCGTTTCGCAATGGCGACGGACTCGACGTCGGCGAAGGCGAGACCGGCTTGATTCTCGACAGGGATCACCGGCTCGCCGTCGTCGACGGCGTCCTGACGGGCCTCCATGAGGCCGGGACGAGCCACGGACGCCTGCTTGAAGCCTTCGCGTCAGCGAGCGTGTTGGACGCCGCGATGCGCTCCGCCGACGACGGCGGATATCGCACGCACGAATTCGGCGATCGCATGCTCCTGTGGGCGACCAAGCGGTAG
- a CDS encoding helix-turn-helix transcriptional regulator, producing MDLPSRLARNLKQLRETRGVTQQQMAKLAGVPRATWSHLESGSANPTLSVLDRVAESLHVTLEELVAAPKAACEFFPKSSLRVQQRGEALIHKLLPDPIPGVEIDRFELPARARLVGVPHTPGSREYLTCERGQLQLVAASETFTLTPGDVVVFRGDQRHSYSNPGSAVAIAYSVVLVTR from the coding sequence ATGGATCTGCCGTCGCGCTTGGCGAGGAACCTGAAGCAACTTCGCGAAACGAGGGGCGTCACGCAGCAGCAGATGGCCAAGCTCGCGGGCGTGCCCCGCGCTACTTGGTCGCACCTCGAGTCGGGCAGCGCCAACCCGACGCTTTCCGTCTTGGATCGCGTCGCGGAGTCGTTGCACGTGACGCTCGAAGAGCTCGTGGCGGCGCCGAAGGCCGCGTGCGAGTTCTTTCCCAAAAGTTCGCTCCGCGTCCAGCAGCGCGGCGAGGCGCTGATCCACAAGCTTTTGCCCGATCCGATCCCCGGAGTGGAGATCGATCGCTTCGAGCTCCCCGCACGGGCGCGACTGGTTGGGGTGCCGCACACGCCGGGGTCGCGCGAGTACTTGACCTGCGAGCGAGGGCAGCTCCAGCTCGTCGCCGCGTCCGAGACCTTCACGTTGACGCCGGGCGACGTCGTCGTCTTTCGCGGCGACCAGCGCCATTCGTACTCGAATCCTGGCAGCGCCGTGGCCATCGCGTATTCGGTCGTGCTCGTGACGCGGTAG